In Phaeobacter gallaeciensis DSM 26640, a genomic segment contains:
- the dnaJ gene encoding molecular chaperone DnaJ yields MSKRDYYDILGVSKGATADEIKKGFRKKAKELHPDRNKDNPESEGQFKEANEAYDVLKDPEKKAAYDRYGHAAFENGMGGGQRGGQGGQGFGGGDFSSAFSDVFDDLFGDFMGGRGGQGGGRQRAARGSDLRYNLRISLEDAFAGMHKTINVPTAVACESCEGTGAEGGVEPTTCPTCSGMGKVRAQQGFFTVERTCPTCSGLGQIIKNPCKSCQGHGRVEKDRSLSVNIPAGVETGTRIRLAGEGEAGMRGGPPGDLYIFVEVAAHDLFERDGNNLYCRVPVSLAKAALGGAIEVPTIDGGRGRVQIPEGSQSGRQMRLRGKGMPALRGGATGDMFIELAVETPVNLTSRQKELLREFEDLSEDNTNPESRSFFSSVKSFWDGMKG; encoded by the coding sequence ATGTCCAAACGAGATTACTATGACATTCTCGGGGTGTCCAAAGGGGCCACCGCCGATGAAATCAAGAAAGGCTTTCGCAAGAAGGCCAAAGAGCTGCACCCCGATCGGAACAAGGACAATCCCGAATCCGAGGGGCAATTCAAAGAGGCCAACGAGGCCTACGATGTTCTGAAAGATCCAGAGAAAAAGGCCGCGTACGACCGCTATGGCCATGCGGCTTTTGAAAACGGCATGGGTGGCGGTCAGCGCGGTGGTCAGGGCGGCCAGGGCTTTGGCGGCGGAGACTTCTCCTCTGCTTTCTCTGATGTATTCGACGATCTGTTCGGCGACTTCATGGGTGGTCGTGGTGGCCAGGGTGGCGGACGGCAACGGGCCGCGCGCGGCTCCGACCTGCGCTATAACCTGCGCATCTCGCTTGAGGATGCCTTCGCGGGTATGCACAAAACCATCAACGTGCCGACCGCTGTGGCCTGTGAGTCCTGCGAGGGCACCGGCGCTGAGGGCGGCGTGGAGCCAACCACCTGCCCGACCTGCTCAGGCATGGGCAAAGTGCGCGCGCAACAGGGCTTCTTCACGGTGGAGCGCACCTGCCCCACCTGCTCCGGCCTTGGCCAGATCATCAAGAACCCCTGTAAGTCCTGTCAGGGCCACGGTCGCGTCGAGAAAGATCGCTCCCTATCCGTGAATATCCCGGCTGGCGTAGAAACCGGTACCCGCATCCGCCTTGCTGGCGAAGGTGAGGCAGGTATGCGTGGTGGCCCTCCCGGTGATCTCTACATCTTCGTAGAAGTGGCCGCGCATGATCTGTTTGAACGCGACGGCAATAACCTTTATTGCCGCGTGCCGGTATCCTTGGCCAAGGCTGCTCTTGGTGGTGCAATCGAAGTGCCAACCATCGACGGTGGTCGCGGGCGGGTCCAGATCCCCGAAGGCAGTCAATCTGGCCGCCAGATGCGCCTGCGCGGTAAGGGTATGCCTGCGCTGCGCGGTGGGGCCACCGGCGACATGTTCATCGAACTCGCGGTGGAAACCCCGGTAAACCTCACCTCGCGGCAAAAAGAGCTGCTGCGGGAATTCGAGGATCTCTCCGAAGATAACACCAACCCGGAATCGCGGAGCTTCTTTTCTTCCGTCAAGAGTTTCTGGGACGGGATGAAGGGCTAA
- the radC gene encoding RadC family protein, translating to MPKEPAFEDVSLPLFPDSAKLTASSAKPSSPPSYIRDHRARLRDRFMTGGAAAMPDYELLELVLFRSIPRRDVKPLARQLLDSFGDFNRVITAPPERLSQIAGIGDAVITDLKVLEAAAHRMARAKVLQRHILSSWDALLDYCHTVMAHRETEQFRVLYLDRKNKLIADEEQAKGTVDHVPVYPREIAKRALEISASALILVHNHPSGDPTPSSSDIEMTDRVARALAALDIVLHDHLIIGKSSELSFRSEGYL from the coding sequence ATGCCCAAGGAGCCCGCATTCGAGGACGTCTCTCTGCCGCTGTTCCCAGACAGCGCAAAACTCACTGCATCTTCCGCAAAACCATCATCGCCCCCCTCTTACATCAGGGATCATCGCGCCCGATTGAGGGACCGATTCATGACAGGGGGCGCCGCTGCGATGCCGGATTACGAACTGCTGGAACTGGTGCTTTTCCGCTCCATCCCGCGCCGGGATGTGAAGCCGCTAGCGCGTCAGTTGCTCGACAGTTTTGGCGACTTCAACCGCGTGATCACTGCGCCCCCCGAACGGCTCTCCCAGATTGCGGGAATTGGTGATGCCGTGATCACCGATCTTAAGGTGCTGGAGGCCGCCGCCCATCGCATGGCCCGTGCAAAGGTCCTTCAACGCCACATCCTCTCTTCTTGGGACGCATTGCTGGATTATTGCCATACTGTGATGGCCCACCGCGAAACTGAGCAGTTCCGAGTGCTATACCTTGATCGTAAAAACAAGTTGATTGCGGATGAGGAACAGGCCAAAGGCACCGTCGACCATGTCCCTGTCTATCCGCGCGAAATCGCAAAGCGGGCCTTGGAGATCAGCGCCAGCGCCCTGATATTGGTGCATAATCATCCATCAGGCGATCCGACACCATCGTCCAGCGACATTGAAATGACCGACCGTGTTGCCCGCGCCCTGGCCGCGTTGGATATTGTGCTGCACGATCACCTGATCATCGGAAAATCCAGCGAACTCAGCTTCCGCTCCGAAGGATACCTTTGA